A single window of Dermochelys coriacea isolate rDerCor1 chromosome 2, rDerCor1.pri.v4, whole genome shotgun sequence DNA harbors:
- the RIPOR2 gene encoding rho family-interacting cell polarization regulator 2 isoform X6, which yields MIPFPLYLYSEYLEVHQTELDKLTTQLKDMKRNSRLGVLYDLDKQIKAIERYMRRLEFHISMVDELYETYCIQRRLCDGACKMKQAFAMSPASKGARDSLSEINRSYKEYTENMCSIEGDLENLLGEFSIKMKGLAGFARLCPGDQYEIFMRYGRQRWKLKGKIEVNGKQSWDGEEMVFLPLIVGLISIKVTEVKGLATHILVGSVTCETKDLFAARPQVVAVDINDLGTIKLNLEITWYPFDVEDLTPSTGNVNKASALQRRMSTYSQGTPETPTFKDHLFFSNSPDDIFENGMAANEKRPLSFSFGDIPNGDCAPPPSTVDPSSALNPSSPEITVTPPEHKSSNNPTMDSSSTNSSLDSTPESKDLKSQPEHTSVHENKKSSRVASEVHQKPLGPGSDNLFIDSSVPVSLLQETDEVSELKPVELDTYEGNITKQLVKRLTSAEAPMTPERLQCEGSISGESEGYKSYLDGSIEDAFQGLLLALEPHKEQYKEFHDLDQQVMHLDDILKCKPAVNRSRSSSVSLTVESALESFDFLNTSDFDDEDGGGDEVCNGGGGADSVFSDTETEKTRRRKSTPYPTSSINSYRSDHPEARGHLSEALTEDTGVGTSVAGSPLPLTTGNESLDITIVKHLQYCTQLIQQIVFSSKTPFVVRNLLDKLSKEIVVVENLAEISSENMGNVISVTEAIPEFHKKLSLLSFWTKCTGPTGVYHTSADKMIKQLDVTFATAVNEECPGLAETVFRTLLSQILDRREPVLSSSLSSEILTVFQYYNYFASNSVSDLGSYLLQLAKEASVVQKLQTLRDEKLLQNIAELTSSSLPPQQEVLRSLALLLTENKNEIGEAVTLLLSASAENGHFREKALIYYCEVLTQPNLHLQKAACMALKCLQATESIKMLVTLCQSDNEEIRKVASETLLSLGEDGRLAYEQLDKFPREFVKVGGRRGTEVATAF from the exons ATGATTCCCTTTCCGCTTTATCTTTACAGCGAGTATCTGGAAGTTCACCAGACAGAGCTGGATAAGTTAACTACTCAGTTAAAAGACATGAAAAGAAACTCGCGGCTG GGGGTGCTGTATGATCTAGACAAG caaATCAAAGCGATAGAAAGATATATGAGAAGGCTGGAGTTCCACATTAGTATG GTGGATGAGCTGTACGAAACCTATTGTATCCAAAGACGTCTTTGTGACGGCGCCTGCAAAATGAAGCAAGCATTTGCAATGTCGCCTGCCAGCAAAGGCGCTCGAGACAGtttgtctgaaatcaacagaagttaCAAGGAATACACAGAG AACATGTGTAGCATTGAAGGAGACCTGGAAAACCTATTGGGGGAGTTTAGCATCAAGATGAAAG GTCTGGCTGGATTTGCTCGTCTTTGTCCAGGAGATCAATATGAG ATATTCATGCGTTATGGCCGCCAGCGATGGAAATTGAAAGGCAaaattgaagtgaatggcaagcAAAGCTGGGATGGAGAAGAAATGGTTTTCCTCCCTCTTATTGTTGGACTGATTTCCATTAAG GTCACAGAAGTTAAAGGACTTGCTACTCACATTCTAGTGGGAAGTGTTACCTGTGAGACAAAGGACTTGTTTGCAGCTCGGCCTCAGGTGGTTGCTGTTGACATTAACGACCTTGGCACTATAAAGCTGAACCTTGAAATTACCTGGTA ccCATTTGATGTTGAGGACTTGACCCCATCCACAGGCAATGTGAACAAAGCATCTGCTCTTCAAAGAAGAATGTCCACGTATAGCCAAGGGACTCCAGAAACTCCTACCTTCAAGGATCACTTATTCTTT TCCAATTCGCCAGATGACATCTTTGAAAATGGGATGGCAGCCAATGAGAAAAGACCACTATCTTTCAGTTTTGGCGATATACCAAATGGAGATTGTGCTCCCCCACCCAGCACTGTAGATCCGTCCTCTGCCCTTAACCCTTCCAGTCCTGAAATTACTGTCACACCTCCAGAGCACAAATCCTCAAATAACCCAACGATGGACAGTTCCAGCACAAACTCGTCCCTGGACTCTACACCTGAGTCAAAAGACTTGAAGTCACAGCCAGAGCATACATCAGTACATGAGAACAAGAAAAGCTCCAGAGTAGCCTCTGAAGTTCACCAAAAGCCTCTAGGCCCTGGGAGTGATAACCTGTTTATAGATTCTAGTGTCCCCGTGTCACTTCTACAAGAGACCGATGAAGTGTCAGAGCTGAAACCGGTCGAACTGGACACCTATGAAGGCAACATCACTAAACAGCTGGTAAAAAGGCTCACCTCCGCAGAGGCTCCAATGACACCTGAAAGGCTGCAGTGTGAGGGATCAATAAGTGGCGAATCAGAAGGATACAAGTCGTATTTAGATGGAAGCATAGAAGATGCCTTTCAGGGGCTTCTCCTAGCACTTGAGCCACATAAAGAACAGTATAAAGAATTTCATGACCTGGACCAACAGGTGATGCATCTGGACGATATTCTCAAA TGCAAGCCAGCAGTAAACCGAAGCAGGTCCTCCAGTGTCAGTCTAACAGTTGAAAGTGCTTTAGAAAGCTTTGATTTCCTGAACACCTCTGACTTTGATGATGAGGATGGTGGAGGTGATGAGGTTTGTAATGGTGGAGGAGGTGCTGACTCAGTATTTTCAGACACTGAGACTGAAAAGACTAG GAGAAGAAAATCAACTCCTTACCCAACTTCCTCCATTAACAGTTACAGGTCAGATCACCCAGAAGCCAGAGGGCACCTCAGTGAAGCTTTGACTGAAGACACAGGAGTTGGGACCAGTGTAGCTGGAAGTCCTCTCCCACTGACCACAGGGAATGAGAGTCTTGATATCACAATAGTTAAGCATTTACAGTACTGTACACAGCTCATTCAG CAAATTGTGTTCTCCAGTAAAACTCCATTTGTTGTAAGAAACCTCCTGGATAAGCTGTCCAAGGAGATCGTAGTAGTGGAGAACCTTGCAGAGATCAGCAGTGAGAACATGGGGAACGTCATCTCTGTAACTGAAG CAATTCCAGAATTTCATAAGAAGCTATCACTGCTGTCTTTCTGGACTAAGTGCACGGGTCCCACAGGGGTGTATCATACCTCTGCAGACAAGATGATAAAACAGCTGGATGTCACTTTTGCCACAGCTGTGAATGAAGAATGCCCAGGACTAGCAGAAACAG TATTCAGAACCCTGCTGTCTCAGATCCTCGACCGAAGAGAACCAGTCCTCTCATCCAGTCTGTCCTCTGAAATCCTAACAGTTTTTCAATATTACAATTATTTTGCCAGCAACAGTGTTAGCGACCTTGGAAGCTATTTGTTGCAACTTGCAAAAGAAG CCTCAGTAGTTCAGAAGCTGCAGACCTTAAGAGATGAAAAACTGCTACAGAACATAGCTGAGCTAACCTCCAGTAGTCTTCCACCTCAGCAGGAAGTACTGAGGTCCTTGGCTTTACTtctaactgaaaataaaaatgaaattggcGAGGCTGTGACATTACTCTTGTCAGCTTCAGCAGAAAACGGGCATttcagggagaag GCTTTAATTTACTACTGTGAAGTGCTAACACAGCCTAACCTCCACCTACAGAAAGCAGCTTGCATGGCACTGAAATGCCTTCAG GCTACTGAAAGTATTAAAATGCTAGTtactctctgccaatctgacaaTGAAGAAATCAGAAAAGTAGCATCTGAAACTCTTCTCTCTCTTG